Proteins from a single region of Starkeya sp. ORNL1:
- a CDS encoding GMC family oxidoreductase N-terminal domain-containing protein, whose product MEFDYIVIGAGSAGSAVAGRLAESGAHRVLVLEAGGSDRRLPILMPAATYLTAIANPKFDWRLKAQADPTRGGRMDYMPRGKVLGGSSSINGMLYVRGQPEDFDDWAAMGCKGWDFASVLPYFKRAEDNENGASAYHGADGPLSVENLRTSHPLSEAFLRAGVEVGLPATDDLNRPPQGGIGYVQATQRKGWRCNSARAYLWNKRRQSNIDIVTGAHVRRVLFAGKRASGVEYERRGKVVRAAAAKAVILSAGAFGSPQILMLSGVGPQAHLRDKGIGVVHDLPGVGENFHDHPGTAHIVWVDQPTYNVQKTPINYLLYGAMWLFAGRGPGTTPDTHVLGFTRSNPDMPRCDVQYHFTPAGYDLTEDGPILFDRPAVTALNNVHRPWSRGTVRLATSDPKAQPAIQPNLFADERDIRTLMIGGRLLRRLFEAPVMARHVVGEFKPGKEVQSDDEWTDYIRSTAMGIYHPAGTCKMGHDPMAVVDDTLKVRGMENLFVADASIMPVIVSGNLNANCIMIGERCADFVKAAA is encoded by the coding sequence ATGGAATTCGACTACATCGTGATTGGTGCGGGGTCCGCCGGCAGCGCGGTCGCCGGACGACTGGCAGAAAGCGGTGCGCATCGCGTGCTGGTGCTGGAGGCGGGCGGCTCGGACCGCCGCCTGCCGATCCTGATGCCGGCCGCAACCTACCTGACGGCGATCGCCAATCCGAAATTCGACTGGCGCTTAAAGGCGCAGGCCGACCCCACCCGGGGTGGGCGCATGGACTACATGCCGCGCGGCAAGGTGCTCGGCGGCAGCTCGTCGATCAACGGCATGCTCTATGTGCGCGGCCAGCCGGAGGATTTCGACGACTGGGCGGCAATGGGCTGCAAGGGCTGGGATTTCGCCAGCGTGCTGCCCTACTTCAAGCGTGCCGAAGACAATGAGAACGGCGCGAGCGCCTATCACGGCGCCGACGGCCCGCTGTCGGTGGAGAATCTGCGGACCTCGCATCCGCTGTCCGAGGCCTTCCTGCGCGCCGGCGTCGAGGTCGGCCTGCCGGCGACGGACGATCTGAACCGGCCGCCGCAGGGCGGCATCGGCTATGTGCAGGCGACACAGCGCAAGGGCTGGCGCTGCAATTCGGCGCGGGCCTATCTCTGGAACAAGCGGCGCCAGTCGAACATCGATATCGTCACCGGCGCGCATGTGCGCCGCGTGCTGTTCGCGGGCAAGCGGGCCTCAGGCGTCGAATATGAGCGGCGCGGCAAGGTGGTGCGCGCCGCGGCGGCGAAGGCCGTGATCCTGTCAGCCGGCGCTTTCGGCTCGCCGCAGATCCTCATGCTATCCGGCGTCGGGCCGCAGGCGCATCTGCGTGACAAGGGCATCGGCGTCGTCCACGACCTGCCGGGCGTCGGCGAGAATTTCCACGATCATCCCGGCACCGCCCATATCGTCTGGGTCGACCAGCCGACCTACAATGTGCAGAAGACGCCGATCAACTATCTGCTGTATGGCGCCATGTGGCTGTTCGCCGGGCGCGGGCCGGGCACCACGCCCGACACCCATGTGCTCGGCTTCACCCGCTCCAACCCCGACATGCCGCGCTGCGACGTGCAGTACCATTTCACGCCGGCCGGCTACGACCTCACCGAGGACGGGCCGATCCTGTTCGACCGGCCGGCGGTCACCGCGCTGAACAATGTCCATCGCCCCTGGTCGCGCGGCACGGTCAGGCTGGCGACCAGCGATCCGAAGGCCCAGCCCGCCATCCAGCCGAACCTGTTCGCCGATGAGCGGGACATCCGGACCCTGATGATCGGAGGGCGATTGCTGCGGCGCCTGTTCGAGGCACCGGTGATGGCGCGCCACGTCGTCGGCGAGTTCAAGCCCGGCAAGGAAGTGCAGAGCGACGACGAGTGGACCGACTATATCCGCTCGACCGCCATGGGCATCTATCACCCCGCCGGCACCTGCAAGATGGGGCACGATCCGATGGCGGTGGTCGACGACACTCTGAAGGTCCGCGGCATGGAGAATCTGTTCGTGGCGGACGCCTCGATCATGCCGGTCATCGTCAGCGGCAACCTCAATGCGAACTGCATCATGATCGGCGAGCGCTGCGCGGATTTCGTCAAGGCGGCAGCCTGA
- a CDS encoding MFS transporter, with protein sequence MLLVPALRRRLVHARLATSAMFLASGIGFGGWAALIPSIQHGLGLGEGQLGSALLAFAVGAMLGMPVTGFALTRFAAPLVATVGALAFCVTQSLVPHASDLVGLCAIATVSGAFYGSLDVTVNAHASVVERAYGATIMSSLHALFSIGGLAAAGLVGGLMALGANAALCQLAICGLIAVIVLASRRHMALPAVPAAENDDVPTKGWPSARVFGIGALVLLGFMVEGGMGDWSGVYFVSVIGTDLGIAPMAFAAFTVAMGLGRLTGDLVVNRLGAARTLWLGAAIGMAGLCLALAWPRVETGLVGFALVGIGAANIVPILIAAAGRDPGAPPGVNVSAVSTLGYTGLLLGPPLIGFSAASFGLRTSLLLFAAAFAVIAVFSWLARPRVAPGKSR encoded by the coding sequence ATGCTTCTCGTTCCCGCTCTCCGGCGGCGCCTCGTCCATGCGCGGCTGGCGACCTCGGCCATGTTCCTCGCCTCCGGCATCGGCTTCGGCGGCTGGGCCGCGCTGATCCCGTCGATCCAGCACGGCCTTGGGCTCGGCGAGGGCCAGCTCGGCTCGGCGCTGCTCGCCTTCGCGGTCGGGGCGATGCTGGGCATGCCGGTGACCGGCTTCGCGCTGACCCGCTTCGCCGCACCCCTCGTCGCCACGGTGGGGGCGCTGGCCTTTTGCGTCACGCAATCCCTCGTCCCGCACGCATCCGATCTCGTCGGCCTGTGCGCCATTGCCACCGTGTCGGGTGCCTTCTACGGCTCGCTCGACGTCACCGTGAACGCCCATGCCAGCGTGGTCGAGCGCGCCTATGGCGCCACCATCATGTCCTCGCTGCACGCCCTGTTCAGCATTGGCGGCCTCGCCGCGGCCGGCCTCGTCGGCGGGTTGATGGCGCTCGGCGCCAACGCCGCGCTGTGCCAGCTGGCGATTTGCGGCCTGATCGCCGTCATCGTGCTGGCGTCGCGCCGGCACATGGCGCTTCCGGCCGTGCCGGCGGCCGAGAACGATGACGTTCCGACCAAGGGTTGGCCGAGCGCGCGCGTGTTCGGCATCGGCGCCCTGGTGCTGCTCGGCTTCATGGTCGAGGGTGGCATGGGCGACTGGTCCGGCGTCTATTTCGTCAGCGTGATCGGCACCGATCTCGGCATCGCGCCGATGGCCTTCGCCGCCTTCACCGTGGCCATGGGGCTCGGCCGGCTCACCGGGGACCTGGTGGTGAATCGGCTCGGCGCCGCCCGTACGCTGTGGCTGGGCGCCGCGATCGGCATGGCCGGCCTCTGCCTCGCGCTGGCGTGGCCACGCGTCGAGACCGGCCTCGTCGGCTTCGCGCTGGTCGGCATTGGAGCGGCGAACATCGTGCCCATACTGATCGCCGCGGCCGGGCGCGATCCCGGCGCGCCGCCCGGCGTCAATGTCTCGGCGGTGTCGACGCTCGGCTATACCGGGCTCCTGCTCGGCCCGCCCTTGATCGGCTTTTCCGCCGCGAGCTTCGGCCTGCGCACCAGCCTGCTGCTGTTCGCCGCCGCCTTCGCCGTCATCGCCGTGTTTTCCTGGCTTGCACGTCCGCGGGTGGCGCCCGGCAAAAGTCGCTGA
- a CDS encoding sigma-54-dependent Fis family transcriptional regulator, with product MNLQREHLARIFSTVENPRPVSSYAMVDGNEWRPFAASWTRCIHSHGLDPAKSAPLTALGPTELHEHRQSYEEWLRIAGDELDHLFAAVRVIGFSVSFASPEGVILAERSDYSKDHYCEADRPGTVWSENIVGTNGVGTALAEMRSTAVYLGDHFYADFANYCCVATPVFGPEAELMGAINLSVCNPLMQEETHRLVYGIAQRSAERLDERAFRERFRAHSVVRLTPRAGRAALIALDVDQQIVGADRAARGLLGMAESTPGGSVWSYFERDRRLVENGTTPASFELRGLRAGLRVTASLTPPLDRAIAARPVAKAGHSLDDRDSARPRLPAPAAAAAIPDLDACAGSDPRMLNNARLLRRVIGSRLPILLLGETGVGKDTLARAIHLESERAGKPFVAFNCAAVPETLIDSELFGYGSGAFTGARREGNAGRLAEADGGVLFLDEIGDMPYALQTRLLRVLETGEVMPLGAGKMRRVDIQVIAATNQDLEKRIAARTFRQDLYYRLAGAVIHVPSLRERTDLDGLIDRLLAHAAEGRDIRLDPAARSVLRSHRWPGNVRELKHVLFRAVQIANGGVIRPADLMMGHEGAMAVDDALDEPAETGGAAKAAVAAAERGAIAEAMERAGGNVEACARLLGMSRATLYRKIRRHGLEF from the coding sequence ATGAATCTGCAGCGTGAACACCTCGCCCGCATCTTCTCGACCGTCGAAAATCCGCGTCCCGTCTCGTCCTATGCGATGGTCGACGGCAATGAGTGGCGGCCGTTCGCGGCGTCCTGGACGCGCTGCATCCACAGCCACGGCCTCGACCCCGCCAAGAGCGCGCCGCTGACCGCGCTCGGCCCGACCGAGCTGCACGAGCACCGGCAGTCCTATGAGGAGTGGCTGCGGATCGCCGGCGACGAGCTCGACCATCTGTTCGCGGCGGTGCGGGTCATCGGCTTCTCGGTGAGCTTCGCCAGTCCCGAGGGCGTGATCCTCGCGGAGCGCTCGGACTACAGCAAGGACCATTATTGCGAGGCCGACCGGCCCGGTACGGTGTGGAGCGAGAATATCGTCGGCACCAATGGCGTTGGCACCGCGCTTGCCGAGATGCGCTCGACCGCGGTCTATCTCGGCGATCATTTCTATGCGGACTTCGCCAACTATTGCTGCGTCGCGACGCCGGTGTTCGGGCCCGAGGCGGAACTGATGGGTGCGATCAACCTCTCCGTCTGCAATCCGCTGATGCAGGAGGAGACACACCGGCTGGTCTATGGCATTGCCCAGCGCAGCGCCGAGCGGCTGGACGAGCGCGCCTTCCGCGAGCGATTCCGCGCCCACAGCGTCGTCCGGCTGACCCCGCGCGCCGGCCGTGCCGCGCTGATCGCGCTCGACGTCGACCAGCAGATCGTCGGCGCCGACCGCGCCGCGCGCGGTTTGCTCGGCATGGCGGAGAGCACGCCGGGCGGTTCGGTCTGGAGCTATTTCGAGCGCGACCGTCGCCTCGTCGAGAATGGCACCACGCCCGCCTCCTTCGAGCTGCGCGGCCTCCGGGCGGGACTGCGCGTGACCGCCTCGCTCACCCCGCCGCTCGACCGCGCCATCGCGGCGCGCCCCGTGGCGAAGGCCGGCCATAGCCTGGACGATCGCGATTCGGCGCGCCCCCGCCTGCCGGCACCGGCGGCCGCCGCTGCCATCCCCGATCTCGACGCCTGCGCCGGCAGCGATCCGCGCATGCTGAACAATGCGCGGCTGCTCCGCCGCGTCATCGGCTCGCGCCTGCCCATCCTTCTGCTGGGCGAGACCGGCGTCGGCAAGGACACGCTCGCGCGCGCCATCCATCTGGAGAGCGAGCGCGCCGGCAAGCCGTTCGTCGCCTTCAACTGCGCTGCGGTCCCGGAGACGCTCATCGACAGCGAGCTGTTCGGCTATGGCAGCGGCGCCTTCACCGGCGCGCGCCGGGAGGGCAATGCCGGCCGCCTCGCCGAGGCCGATGGCGGCGTGCTGTTCCTCGATGAGATCGGCGACATGCCCTATGCGCTGCAGACCCGCCTGCTGCGGGTGCTGGAGACCGGCGAGGTGATGCCGCTCGGCGCCGGGAAGATGCGGCGCGTCGACATCCAGGTGATCGCCGCGACCAACCAGGACCTCGAGAAGCGCATCGCGGCGCGCACCTTCCGCCAGGATCTCTATTATCGCCTCGCCGGCGCGGTCATCCATGTGCCGAGCCTGCGCGAGCGGACTGACCTCGACGGGCTGATCGACCGCCTGCTCGCGCATGCCGCGGAGGGGCGCGACATCCGCCTCGATCCGGCGGCGCGGAGCGTGCTGCGCTCGCATCGCTGGCCGGGCAATGTGCGCGAACTGAAGCACGTGCTGTTCCGTGCCGTGCAGATCGCGAATGGCGGCGTCATCCGCCCCGCCGACCTGATGATGGGCCATGAGGGCGCGATGGCCGTCGACGACGCGCTCGATGAGCCGGCCGAGACCGGCGGCGCGGCGAAGGCCGCCGTCGCTGCTGCCGAGCGCGGCGCCATCGCCGAGGCGATGGAGCGTGCCGGCGGCAATGTCGAGGCCTGCGCCCGCCTGCTCGGCATGAGCCGGGCGACGCTCTACCGCAAGATCCGCCGCCACGGGCTGGAGTTCTGA
- a CDS encoding GMC family oxidoreductase N-terminal domain-containing protein: MVDYIVVGGGSAGCVTASRLSEDPGVSVVLIEQGPRDWNPYIHMPVTYYKTAKGNLLSRYTLAPVKQQGNITPTMVQGRVLGGGSSVNAMVYIRGCPQDYDGWVAAGADGWSYREVLPFFKRAEDNERFSNEAHGTGGPLGVSDQRYTHPLTKAWLKACQEAGLPFNPDFNSGSQAGCGLYQLTTRDGRRSSAAVAYLHPAEKRRNLTVKTSQQVTRIVIEKGRAVGVEYVEGGRKVVLRAEREVILCSGAIGSPRLLLLSGIGPAEHLRSVGVPVAHDLKGVGRNLQDHMDMYMIYQLKGADSYDKYKKLHWQLWAGLEYALFRTGPVTSNVCEGGLFWWGHKSDPLPDLQYHFLPGAGVEAGVGDVPGGNGCTLNICQTRPRSRGTITLRSADPADQPVIDPNYLAEPYDMDCLIEGVKVAQEIMAKPAIKAFIAREHLPGRPLSTRADYEAFVRKEAQGAIHPCGACRMGTDDMAVVDPQLRVHGIDGLRVADTSIMPNLISGNTNAPAIMIGERVADFIRGNRAAQEAA; encoded by the coding sequence GTGGTCGATTACATCGTGGTGGGCGGCGGCTCGGCCGGATGCGTGACGGCGTCCCGGCTGAGCGAGGATCCCGGCGTTTCCGTCGTGCTCATCGAGCAGGGTCCGAGGGACTGGAACCCGTACATCCATATGCCGGTGACGTACTACAAGACCGCCAAGGGCAATCTGCTCTCGCGCTACACGCTCGCCCCGGTCAAGCAGCAGGGCAACATCACGCCGACCATGGTGCAGGGCCGGGTGCTGGGCGGCGGCTCGTCGGTCAACGCCATGGTCTATATTCGCGGCTGCCCGCAGGACTATGACGGCTGGGTCGCGGCCGGCGCCGATGGCTGGTCCTATCGCGAGGTGCTGCCCTTCTTCAAGCGCGCCGAGGATAATGAGCGCTTCTCCAACGAGGCGCACGGCACCGGCGGCCCGCTCGGCGTCTCCGACCAGCGCTACACCCATCCGCTGACCAAGGCGTGGCTGAAGGCCTGCCAGGAGGCCGGCCTGCCGTTCAATCCGGATTTCAATTCCGGCAGCCAGGCCGGCTGCGGCCTCTATCAGCTCACCACCCGCGATGGGCGGCGCAGCAGTGCCGCGGTCGCCTATCTGCACCCGGCCGAGAAGCGCCGCAACCTCACCGTCAAGACCAGCCAGCAGGTGACGCGCATCGTCATCGAGAAGGGGCGCGCCGTCGGCGTCGAATATGTCGAGGGCGGCCGCAAGGTGGTGCTGCGCGCCGAGCGCGAGGTGATCCTGTGCTCCGGCGCCATCGGCTCGCCGCGCCTGCTGCTGCTTTCCGGCATCGGGCCGGCCGAGCATCTGCGCAGCGTCGGCGTGCCCGTCGCCCACGACCTCAAGGGCGTCGGCCGGAACCTGCAGGATCATATGGACATGTATATGATCTATCAGCTGAAAGGAGCCGACAGCTACGACAAGTACAAGAAGCTGCACTGGCAGCTCTGGGCCGGGCTTGAGTATGCGCTGTTCCGCACAGGCCCGGTGACGTCGAATGTCTGCGAGGGCGGGCTGTTCTGGTGGGGCCACAAGAGCGACCCGCTGCCGGACCTGCAATATCATTTCCTGCCCGGTGCCGGCGTCGAAGCCGGCGTCGGCGACGTGCCGGGCGGCAATGGCTGCACCCTCAATATCTGCCAGACCCGGCCGCGCTCGCGCGGCACCATCACGCTGCGCAGCGCCGATCCGGCCGACCAGCCGGTGATCGACCCGAACTATCTCGCCGAGCCCTATGACATGGACTGCCTGATCGAAGGGGTGAAGGTCGCGCAGGAGATCATGGCGAAGCCGGCGATAAAGGCCTTCATCGCCCGCGAGCATCTGCCGGGCCGGCCGCTGAGCACCAGGGCCGACTATGAGGCCTTCGTGCGCAAGGAAGCCCAGGGCGCCATCCATCCGTGCGGCGCCTGCCGGATGGGGACGGACGACATGGCGGTGGTCGATCCGCAATTGCGGGTCCACGGCATTGACGGGCTGCGCGTTGCCGACACCTCGATCATGCCGAACCTGATCTCCGGCAACACCAATGCCCCCGCCATCATGATCGGCGAGCGCGTCGCCGATTTCATCCGCGGCAACCGGGCGGCACAGGAGGCGGCGTAG
- a CDS encoding ABC transporter ATP-binding protein, translated as MPNIIELQGITKSFGSYVALDGINLDVADGEILTLLGPSGCGKTTLMRIVAGFERPSRGEVVLSGRSITATPPEKRPVNMVFQRYALFPHLDVFDNIAFGLRLKDYPEAEIKDSVTDMLKLVQLGDFGSRWIHELSGGQAQRVALARALVNRPAVLLLDEPLAALDLKIRHHMLGELKRIHTETKTTFIYVTHDQDEAMILSDRIVLMNRGTIEQIGTPEEMYAAPKTLFCARFFGDTNIFDGKVAATEGGATTVDIGCGIAAAAMNGVAPGAPVSLSIRPEAITLSKVDGGTLPGNVNSLRGTLENVVFIGSRVVYEVRGAGDRAIKCQETRPVSGVRIQPGAEVQLDWSEDAVVLLTH; from the coding sequence ATGCCGAACATCATCGAATTGCAGGGCATCACCAAGTCGTTCGGCAGCTATGTCGCGCTCGACGGCATCAATCTCGATGTCGCGGATGGCGAGATACTGACGCTGCTCGGCCCGTCCGGCTGCGGCAAGACCACGCTGATGCGCATCGTCGCCGGCTTCGAGCGGCCGAGCCGGGGCGAAGTGGTGCTCAGTGGGCGCAGCATCACCGCGACGCCGCCGGAGAAGCGGCCGGTCAACATGGTGTTCCAGCGCTATGCGCTGTTCCCGCATCTCGACGTGTTCGACAACATCGCCTTCGGCCTGCGCCTGAAGGACTATCCGGAAGCCGAGATCAAGGATTCCGTCACCGACATGCTGAAGCTGGTGCAACTCGGCGATTTCGGCAGCCGCTGGATCCATGAACTGTCGGGCGGCCAGGCGCAGCGCGTGGCGCTCGCCCGCGCCCTCGTCAATCGCCCCGCGGTGCTGCTGCTGGACGAGCCGCTGGCCGCGCTCGACCTGAAGATCCGCCACCACATGCTGGGCGAATTGAAGCGCATCCACACCGAGACCAAGACCACCTTCATCTATGTCACGCACGACCAGGACGAGGCGATGATCCTGTCCGACCGCATCGTGCTGATGAACCGCGGCACCATCGAGCAGATCGGCACGCCGGAGGAGATGTACGCCGCGCCGAAGACGCTGTTCTGCGCCCGCTTCTTCGGCGACACCAACATCTTCGACGGCAAGGTCGCCGCCACCGAGGGCGGCGCCACCACCGTCGATATCGGCTGCGGCATCGCCGCCGCCGCGATGAACGGCGTTGCCCCCGGCGCGCCGGTGTCGCTGTCGATCCGCCCCGAGGCGATCACGCTGAGCAAGGTCGATGGCGGGACTTTGCCGGGCAACGTCAATTCGCTGCGCGGCACGCTGGAGAACGTCGTCTTCATCGGCAGCCGCGTGGTCTATGAGGTGCGCGGCGCCGGCGACCGCGCCATCAAGTGCCAGGAAACCCGGCCGGTCTCGGGCGTGCGCATCCAGCCCGGCGCCGAGGTCCAGCTCGACTGGAGCGAGGATGCCGTGGTGCTCCTCACCCACTGA
- a CDS encoding ABC transporter permease, which yields MLRFYVGIYVFFLYAPVAIITLFSFHSSPALTFPFEGFSLRWYEKIFADHTFLTALGNSLIVGCATAFITTVLGSLAALALARLKGRVKTGFGLLSFAPIGLPGLFLGISLVILFAQIGLPRSLITVVIAHVLFTLPFFIEAMRSRVEYFDLSLEEAARDLGAGPLQTFRLVTLPIIAPTIAGAAILSFALSFDEFIITVFVSGNESTLPLLIWSMMRRAVSPDINAVSVLALALSIGLILIGGFFFWYQRRRALAVRALDTGA from the coding sequence ATGCTGAGATTCTATGTCGGGATCTATGTCTTCTTCCTCTACGCGCCGGTCGCGATCATCACGCTGTTCAGCTTCCACAGCTCGCCGGCGCTGACCTTCCCGTTCGAGGGCTTCAGCCTGCGCTGGTACGAGAAGATCTTCGCCGACCACACCTTCCTCACCGCGCTCGGCAACAGCCTGATCGTCGGCTGCGCCACGGCATTCATCACCACCGTGCTCGGCTCGCTCGCCGCCCTGGCACTGGCGCGGCTGAAGGGGCGGGTGAAGACCGGCTTCGGCCTGCTCAGCTTCGCGCCGATCGGCCTGCCCGGCCTGTTCCTCGGCATATCGCTGGTGATCCTGTTCGCGCAGATCGGGCTGCCGCGCTCGCTCATCACCGTGGTGATCGCGCATGTGCTGTTCACGCTGCCCTTCTTTATCGAGGCGATGCGCTCGCGGGTCGAATATTTCGACCTGTCGCTCGAGGAGGCCGCCCGCGATCTCGGCGCCGGCCCGCTGCAGACGTTCCGGCTGGTGACGCTGCCGATCATCGCGCCGACCATCGCCGGGGCGGCGATCCTGTCCTTCGCACTGTCGTTCGACGAGTTCATCATCACCGTCTTCGTCAGCGGCAATGAATCCACTCTGCCGCTGCTCATCTGGTCGATGATGCGCCGCGCCGTCAGCCCGGACATCAACGCGGTCTCGGTGCTCGCCCTCGCTCTGTCGATCGGGCTGATCCTGATCGGCGGGTTCTTCTTCTGGTATCAGCGCCGCCGTGCCCTGGCCGTGCGTGCCCTAGACACGGGAGCATGA
- a CDS encoding ABC transporter permease — MAFKDVDRRQIAGGVLAAPPLAFLFVFFVVPTGLLFVYSFWIAKSFALIPAFTFDNYWRALSSSGFYLITLSGMKNGFWTATLSVVLSFPVAYYIVYRARGNMLFYIVMVSWFSSYLVRIYAWRVILGSNGLINTTLMQLGVISQPIELLLFSPFATILTLVHIMLPFTLLLLVSALRDVKPEYLEAARDLGASSRDVFRKVIMPMAYKGVVGSFMFTFVLAAGDFVTPQLLGGRDGITTGLVISNQFRSSGNWPLGAAMAFILLLTFLFVYFLFVQTLNIFKMAPGRRFHA; from the coding sequence ATGGCTTTCAAGGATGTGGATCGGCGCCAGATCGCCGGCGGGGTGCTTGCCGCCCCGCCGCTCGCCTTCCTGTTCGTGTTCTTCGTGGTGCCGACTGGCCTGTTGTTCGTCTACAGCTTCTGGATCGCCAAATCCTTCGCGCTGATCCCCGCCTTCACCTTCGACAATTACTGGCGCGCGCTGTCGTCCTCCGGCTTCTATCTCATCACGCTGAGCGGAATGAAGAACGGCTTCTGGACGGCGACCCTCTCGGTCGTGCTGAGCTTCCCGGTCGCTTACTACATCGTCTATCGCGCCCGCGGGAACATGCTGTTCTACATCGTCATGGTGTCGTGGTTCTCGAGCTATCTGGTGCGCATCTATGCGTGGCGGGTCATCCTCGGCTCCAACGGGCTGATCAATACCACCTTGATGCAGCTCGGGGTGATCTCGCAGCCGATCGAACTGCTGCTGTTCAGCCCGTTCGCAACCATCCTCACCCTCGTCCACATCATGCTGCCCTTCACGCTGCTGCTGCTGGTCTCGGCGCTGCGCGACGTGAAGCCGGAATATCTCGAGGCCGCACGTGACCTCGGCGCCTCCTCGCGCGATGTATTCCGCAAGGTGATCATGCCGATGGCCTATAAGGGCGTGGTCGGCTCCTTCATGTTCACCTTCGTGCTGGCGGCCGGCGACTTCGTCACGCCGCAACTGCTCGGCGGGCGCGACGGCATCACCACCGGTCTCGTCATCTCGAACCAGTTCCGCAGCTCCGGAAACTGGCCGCTCGGCGCGGCGATGGCGTTCATCCTGCTGCTGACCTTCCTGTTCGTGTATTTCCTGTTCGTGCAGACCCTCAACATCTTCAAGATGGCGCCGGGGCGCAGGTTCCATGCGTAG
- a CDS encoding extracellular solute-binding protein: MVKNIWSAEQIRAAAGYASMASLDRRQALAGALGAAAGAFLGPLVPGSISPARAATGGDLKIMAWEGFTLDAELKAWREKNNVKVDAAIISTQDDVHSKFVGGSAVRLDLAEYSQGFEKFYADELKIIKPIDIAKVPNFNPDQIYPQFYQAPTWYWDKTYFAIPWVWGLNALVYNPKMTKPITSYKDLLAPEMKGKLTFCDDTIATWPMIARIAGYGPKFPNLTKDEFKKSFAALGPYRDQCRVFASSNGDTISLFASGEIAACFSVWSGTPVETAKRGVETVYAVPAEGAVMWCDAWFTPISAENLDTAYAFMNEAVSAKPQAEVCKAVNGGSVNKHASALMDKATRDLFDYSNLPEVFKKSPLQGQPPRTSDTYATYDEWTQAWADFKASF, from the coding sequence ATGGTGAAGAACATTTGGAGTGCCGAGCAGATCAGGGCCGCCGCGGGATATGCCTCGATGGCTTCGCTCGACCGGCGGCAGGCGCTGGCCGGCGCGCTCGGCGCCGCCGCGGGCGCCTTCCTCGGCCCGCTAGTGCCGGGCAGCATCAGCCCGGCCCGGGCCGCGACCGGCGGCGATCTCAAGATCATGGCCTGGGAAGGCTTCACGCTCGATGCCGAGCTGAAGGCCTGGCGGGAGAAGAACAACGTCAAGGTCGACGCCGCCATCATCAGCACGCAGGACGACGTCCATTCGAAGTTCGTCGGCGGCAGCGCGGTGCGCCTTGACCTCGCCGAATATTCGCAGGGCTTCGAGAAGTTCTATGCGGACGAGTTGAAGATCATCAAGCCGATCGACATCGCCAAGGTGCCGAACTTCAATCCCGACCAGATCTATCCGCAATTCTACCAGGCGCCGACCTGGTACTGGGACAAGACCTATTTCGCCATTCCGTGGGTGTGGGGGCTGAACGCGCTTGTCTACAACCCGAAGATGACGAAGCCGATCACGAGCTACAAGGATCTCTTGGCGCCGGAGATGAAGGGCAAGCTGACCTTCTGCGACGACACCATCGCCACCTGGCCGATGATCGCCCGCATCGCCGGTTATGGGCCGAAATTCCCCAACCTCACCAAGGACGAGTTCAAGAAGTCGTTCGCGGCGCTCGGCCCCTATCGCGACCAGTGCCGGGTCTTCGCCTCCTCGAACGGCGACACCATCTCGCTGTTCGCCTCCGGCGAGATCGCGGCCTGCTTCTCGGTGTGGAGCGGCACCCCGGTCGAGACCGCCAAGCGCGGCGTCGAGACGGTCTACGCGGTGCCGGCGGAAGGCGCAGTGATGTGGTGCGACGCCTGGTTCACCCCGATCAGCGCGGAGAACCTCGACACCGCCTACGCCTTCATGAACGAGGCGGTGTCCGCCAAGCCTCAGGCCGAGGTCTGCAAGGCGGTGAATGGCGGCTCGGTCAACAAGCACGCCTCCGCCTTGATGGACAAGGCGACCCGCGACCTGTTCGACTATTCGAACTTGCCGGAAGTGTTCAAGAAGTCGCCGCTGCAGGGCCAGCCGCCGCGCACCTCCGACACCTACGCGACCTATGATGAGTGGACGCAGGCCTGGGCCGATTTCAAGGCGTCGTTCTGA